One genomic segment of Theobroma cacao cultivar B97-61/B2 chromosome 6, Criollo_cocoa_genome_V2, whole genome shotgun sequence includes these proteins:
- the LOC108662447 gene encoding uncharacterized protein LOC108662447, translated as MNDTSPTMIRSGITIEVPSLFPYKSDKAVPWNYECNILGTASSAPQASSKDLTSVRGITRSGRCYSPEIAERVGKGKPAQGEGGLKKADTFSKDQVDESVVAPNNEVKNPVTEKEAGEFLKFIKHSEYSVVEQLTKMPARISLLSLLLNSKAHRNALLKVLNQAYMAQDISVEKLDHIVGNITVANFIAFNDEEIPSGGRGSNKALHITIKCKDHAVLRVLVDNGSALNVMPRSTLTKLLVDVSYMRTSSMVVRAFDGTTREVVGDIELPIKIGPCIFEVQFQVMDIAPSYNCLLGRPWIHMAGAIPSSLHQKIKFIAEGQLISVCSEEDILAIQPSSVLYVEATEEVPECSFRSFEFVNATYVGERKVIPTPRLSVATKMGVKQTAGKGCRAGLGLGKNLQGINRPLTPIKNEEKFGLGYKPTKEEKRKLTAQKKIKRMAQLEGKEEDFEERTIPHLYETFRSAGFIHPEAPPKVNQVLRIFDELSIHMIKDEEPHEKIPVVYPVLPGEELSNWIATELPIIFKPSEM; from the coding sequence ATGAATGATACATCCCCAACTATGATCAGAAGTGGTATTACCATCGAAGTCCCCAGCCTATTCCCTTACAAGAGCGATAAGGCTGTCCCATGGAATTATGAGTGTAATATTTTGGGCACAGCTTCATCCGCCCCCCAAGCATCTTCTAAAGATCTAACTAGTGTGAGGGGTATAACGCGAAGTGGGCGATGTTATTCCCCTGAGATAGCGGAGAGAGTTGGAAAAGGGAAACCAGCACAGGGAGAGGGAGGCCTAAAGAAAGCAGATACCTTTTCTAAGGACCAAGTTGACGAATCTGTAGTGGCTCCGAACAATGAGGTCAAAAATCCTGTTACCGAGAAAGAAGCGGGTGAATTTCTCAAGTTTATCAAACACAGTGAATACAGCGTGGTAGAACAATTAACCAAGATGCCCGCTCGCATCTCGTTGTTGTCCTTACTATTGAATTCGAAAGCACACAGGAACGCGCTGCTCAAAGTCTTGAACCAAGCTTATATGGCACAAGATATATCAGTGGAAAAGTTAGACCACATCGTGGGGAACATTACAGTGGCGAACTTCATTGCctttaatgatgaagaaatACCATCGGGTGGTCGAGGAAGTAACAAAGCGCTGCACATTACCATCAAATGCAAGGACCATGCCGTACTTAGGGTCTTGGTCGATAATGGTTCAGCTTTAAATGTCATGCCTCGCTCTACTTTAACCAAGTTGCTAGTAGATGTGTCGTATATGAGAACCAGCAGCATGGTTGTAAGGGCTTTCGATGGGACCACAAGGGAGGTGGTAGGGGACATTGAACTACCGATAAAAATTGGCCCTTGCATTTTTGAGGTCCAATTTCAAGTCATGGACATTGCCCCGTCATACAATTGCTTGTTAGGGCGTCCATGGATTCATATGGCTGGAGCCATACCATCTTCCCttcatcaaaaaattaaattcatagcTGAAGGCCAACTGATAAGTGTCTGTTCAGAGGAAGACATACTGGCTATTCAACCATCATCTGTTCTCTATGTAGAGGCAACAGAAGAAGTCCCAGAATGCTCTTTCAGatcttttgaatttgttaatgcTACTTATGTGGGGGAAAGAAAAGTGATACCGACCCCTCGTTTGTCAGTAGCCACTAAAATGGGGGTTAAGCAGACTGCGGGTAAAGGATGCCGTGCCGGTTTGGGGTTAGGAAAGAATTTACAAGGAATTAACCGTCCTCTAACTCcaataaagaatgaagaaaaatttggtTTGGGGTACAAGCCtaccaaagaagaaaaaaggaaactgACAGCTCAAAAGAAGATTAAAAGGATGGCTCAACTTgagggaaaggaagaagattTCGAAGAACGGACAATCCCACACCTATATGAGACTTTTCGCTCTGCAGGTTTCATTCATCCCGAAGCACCACCAAAGGTCAATCAGGTTCTACGGATATTTGATGAGCTATCAATCCATATGATCAAAGATGAAGAACCTCACGAGAAGATCCCTGTGGTGTATCCAGTACTGCCAGGAGAGGAGCTAAGCAATTGGATAGCCACGGAATTGCCCATCATCTTTAAGCCTTCCGAAATGTAA
- the LOC18596005 gene encoding uncharacterized protein LOC18596005: MAPHGEAITSTYTRSKNFPKPPRLSNDNLHRTISDISFQLISKEVLDYKEAAVADEKQLPPISEVEDAKCECCGMSEECTPEYIERVRNKFLGKWICGLCAEAVKEEMEKNGGKIDEALSAHMNTCARFNKFGRAYPALLTAEAMREILRKGSRLEGKGTLRSKSISPRDIRGAQKKGGIARSSSCIPAITREMNNLTVAN; this comes from the coding sequence ATGGCACCGCATGGAGAGGCTATCACTAGCACTTACACCAGGAGCAAAAACTTCCCCAAGCCACCAAGACTCTCGAACGACAACCTCCATCGAACCATATCGGATATCTCTTTTCAACTCATCAGCAAGGAAGTGCTTGATTACAAAGAAGCAGCAGTAGCCGATGAGAAACAGCTCCCACCCATATCCGAAGTCGAGGATGCAAAGTGCGAGTGTTGCGGCATGAGTGAAGAGTGCACCCCGGAGTACATCGAGCGTGTCCGGAACAAGTTCTTGGGGAAATGGATCTGCGGGTTATGTGCTGAGGCAGTGAAAGAAGAGATGGAGAAAAATGGAGGGAAGATAGATGAAGCTTTGAGTGCTCACATGAATACGTGTGCCAGGTTCAACAAGTTCGGGAGGGCTTATCCAGCTTTGTTGACAGCTGAAGCCATGAGGGAGATTTTGAGGAAGGGTTCAAGACTGGAAGGGAAAGGTACTCTTAGGTCCAAATCTATCAGCCCTAGGGATATTCGAGGTGCTCAAAAGAAAGGTGGCATCGCTAGGAGTTCCAGTTGCATTCCAGCCATTACAAGGGAGATGAATAACCTCACAGTAGCAAACTGA